The following coding sequences lie in one bacterium genomic window:
- the gpmI gene encoding 2,3-bisphosphoglycerate-independent phosphoglycerate mutase, producing MRRIILAILDGYGLAPARHDNAVTLANTPFLNKVWKECPYSTLVTSGEDVGLPEGQMGNSEVGHLNIGAGRIVYQDITRIDRAIRTGEFYSNDALIDLLTTVKRKGCSLHLLGLVSDGGVHSSLQHVRAILEACKRFELTRVFVHAFTDGRDTPPQSGIDHLATLQRWIGQLGVGKIATIVGRYYAMDRDKRWDRVERAYRAICLGEGTECSNVSQAVKDSYKAGVTDEFLLPIIVDPSDPSMRVQNEDAVLFFNFRSDRTRQLTQALTNPLFQEFDCPTKVGTFVTMTQYHDEYTFPVLFRPQFLNDILGNVISKQGLRQLRIAETEKYPHVTYFFNGGEDSPFAGEDRILIPSPKVATYDLQPKMSEPEVTRRLCEAIHSQAYDFVCVNFANCDMVGHTGVLEAAIQAVEAANHGAEELCKAAEVAGYTVLITADHGNAEQMWDFETNGPHTAHTTNPVPIALFNGEKALQLRSGGKLGDIAPTILDLMGLVQPAEMTGKSLIDRIA from the coding sequence ATGCGGCGTATCATATTGGCAATTTTGGACGGCTACGGATTGGCGCCCGCTCGCCACGACAACGCAGTAACTTTGGCAAACACACCTTTCCTAAACAAAGTTTGGAAGGAATGCCCTTATTCCACCCTGGTTACGTCTGGAGAAGATGTTGGACTTCCAGAAGGGCAAATGGGAAACAGCGAAGTCGGTCATCTAAATATTGGTGCTGGTCGGATAGTCTATCAGGATATCACTCGTATCGATCGCGCAATTCGAACAGGTGAATTTTATTCAAATGACGCGCTGATTGATCTTCTGACCACCGTGAAAAGAAAAGGTTGCTCTTTGCATCTTCTCGGACTTGTCAGTGACGGAGGAGTGCATTCATCACTTCAGCATGTCCGCGCAATTCTTGAGGCCTGCAAACGCTTTGAGCTTACAAGGGTATTTGTACATGCCTTTACGGATGGTAGAGACACCCCCCCGCAGTCCGGAATTGACCACTTGGCCACGCTTCAGAGGTGGATTGGTCAGCTTGGTGTAGGAAAGATCGCAACGATCGTCGGACGCTACTATGCGATGGATCGTGATAAGCGTTGGGACCGGGTTGAGAGAGCGTATCGGGCCATCTGTCTTGGTGAAGGCACCGAGTGCAGCAACGTATCGCAGGCTGTTAAGGACTCATACAAAGCTGGAGTGACTGACGAATTCCTTTTGCCAATCATTGTGGATCCTTCCGACCCTTCAATGCGAGTTCAGAATGAGGATGCTGTGCTTTTTTTCAACTTCCGCTCCGATCGAACTCGACAGTTGACACAGGCACTGACAAATCCGTTGTTTCAAGAGTTTGATTGCCCGACGAAAGTCGGCACATTCGTGACGATGACTCAGTATCACGATGAGTATACGTTTCCAGTTCTGTTTAGGCCGCAGTTTCTGAATGACATCCTTGGGAATGTGATTTCAAAACAGGGACTTCGACAACTTCGGATCGCAGAAACTGAGAAGTATCCTCATGTGACATACTTCTTCAACGGTGGAGAGGACTCTCCGTTTGCCGGTGAAGATCGCATCTTGATTCCATCCCCCAAGGTGGCAACGTACGACTTACAGCCAAAGATGAGTGAGCCGGAGGTGACACGTCGACTGTGCGAGGCGATCCACTCTCAAGCTTATGACTTTGTCTGCGTGAACTTTGCAAACTGCGACATGGTCGGTCATACTGGGGTTTTGGAGGCGGCTATTCAGGCGGTTGAAGCGGCTAATCATGGCGCAGAGGAGCTGTGTAAGGCGGCTGAAGTAGCCGGTTACACCGTGCTTATTACGGCGGATCACGGCAACGCTGAACAAATGTGGGACTTTGAGACAAATGGACCTCATACAGCCCATACAACTAATCCTGTTCCGATTGCGCTTTTCAATGGCGAGAAAGCGCTGCAACTTCGCAGCGGCGGCAAATTGGGAGATATTGCGCCGACAATTCTGGACTTGATGGGTCTAGTCCAACCTGCGGAGATGACGGGCAAGTCATTAATCGATAGAATCGCTTGA
- the selB gene encoding selenocysteine-specific translation elongation factor, which produces MGHVIVGTAGHIDHGKSSLVRALTGTDPDRLPEEKRRQITIDLGYAFLDDVAAIIDVPGHEKFIHNMVAGASTIDYALLVIAADDGVMPQTREHLHILRLLGIRFGAIVITKIDCVDSSHVVGVKDQIRNSIRGTFLVNAPIFEVDSLSGWGVSDLRVFLVTELPKLPVRSSQKALRIPIDRVFSVRGHGTVVTGTVLSGTIAKDMRVEILPGSVQSRVKQLQSNMSERSTIGPGMRVAANLASVDSLTRGQTITSPEALTVARKVAARVESLQSTVAKLRDRQRVRCLIGTQEVMGRYRVLARHKEYDIALLLLDSAIVTVWGDRFILRNYSPVETLGGGIVLDIDPMLKRLRDRTGQIEALQDMRDQDDDKGLLSWIKSRSNGVHLKYAAQVFGLSESLVADRIQQSLAEWLFCGKWIMHRSHVKLLESKLLAAMQRLHESSAVPSIVQLAQLVPAVHIDVLSGIVSELAANRSVILDGSRVLLPGADAVGDPRLRDIVVCVMERLSSSGFTPPSAAMLAVELQKPRSEIERALVLAVRQNMATRLGNDLFFERDAFARALAATKDMITKRGSIQVADVTKHLNSSRKYVVPFLEYLDSVGITERRENFRVAGRNFKSSE; this is translated from the coding sequence ATGGGCCACGTTATTGTAGGTACGGCCGGGCATATAGACCACGGGAAGTCTTCGCTTGTTCGTGCCCTTACTGGTACCGACCCTGATCGGCTTCCAGAAGAGAAACGTCGGCAAATCACTATCGACCTCGGATATGCTTTTCTCGATGACGTCGCGGCAATAATCGATGTTCCAGGGCATGAAAAGTTCATTCATAATATGGTTGCGGGTGCATCTACGATTGACTATGCACTTCTGGTCATTGCTGCAGATGACGGAGTAATGCCCCAGACACGTGAACATTTGCATATCTTGAGGTTGCTGGGGATTCGTTTTGGAGCGATTGTCATTACAAAGATCGATTGTGTGGATTCATCGCATGTTGTTGGGGTAAAGGATCAGATTCGAAATTCGATTCGTGGTACATTCCTGGTAAACGCGCCCATTTTTGAGGTGGATTCCCTGTCAGGATGGGGCGTATCTGATCTTCGAGTTTTTCTCGTTACCGAACTTCCGAAACTCCCTGTACGAAGTTCCCAGAAAGCGCTTAGAATCCCTATCGATCGCGTGTTTTCTGTCCGAGGACACGGTACGGTTGTAACTGGCACCGTACTATCTGGGACAATTGCTAAAGACATGCGTGTGGAAATCCTTCCAGGAAGTGTCCAGTCCCGTGTTAAACAACTCCAGTCGAATATGAGCGAGCGATCGACTATTGGCCCCGGGATGCGAGTTGCCGCCAATCTCGCTTCTGTGGATTCCCTGACACGGGGACAGACAATCACTAGTCCCGAAGCTTTAACGGTCGCGCGGAAGGTTGCGGCACGTGTCGAAAGTTTGCAGAGCACCGTTGCTAAGCTACGAGACCGACAGCGAGTGAGATGCCTGATAGGGACTCAGGAAGTCATGGGTCGGTATCGCGTTCTCGCAAGGCACAAGGAATACGATATTGCCTTGTTGCTCTTGGATTCTGCAATAGTTACGGTCTGGGGTGATCGCTTCATCCTTCGAAATTACTCTCCGGTCGAAACGCTCGGCGGTGGGATAGTCCTCGATATTGACCCAATGCTAAAGCGTCTGCGAGATAGGACTGGGCAAATAGAAGCTCTGCAGGATATGCGCGACCAAGACGATGATAAGGGATTATTGTCTTGGATTAAGTCGCGATCAAACGGCGTCCATCTGAAGTATGCGGCGCAAGTCTTCGGACTTTCTGAGTCATTAGTGGCTGACCGTATTCAGCAATCTCTCGCAGAATGGCTGTTTTGCGGGAAATGGATTATGCATCGGTCTCATGTCAAACTCTTGGAGTCTAAGCTTCTGGCGGCTATGCAACGTCTCCATGAGAGTTCTGCAGTACCTTCGATCGTTCAACTGGCCCAATTGGTTCCGGCTGTTCACATTGACGTGCTTTCGGGAATTGTGTCGGAGTTGGCAGCAAACCGATCTGTAATACTTGATGGGTCACGTGTTTTGCTTCCGGGTGCAGACGCAGTTGGAGATCCTAGACTTCGAGACATAGTCGTGTGCGTCATGGAACGGCTCTCCTCAAGTGGTTTCACTCCCCCTTCTGCGGCAATGCTCGCAGTTGAATTACAAAAGCCACGATCCGAGATAGAGCGCGCACTTGTACTTGCAGTTCGTCAGAATATGGCGACTCGATTGGGGAATGATCTTTTTTTTGAACGTGACGCTTTTGCAAGAGCACTTGCCGCGACGAAGGACATGATCACAAAACGCGGATCAATCCAGGTAGCTGATGTCACCAAGCACTTGAATTCATCCAGAAAGTACGTGGTCCCCTTCTTGGAGTATCTTGATAGTGTTGGAATAACAGAGAGGCGCGAGAACTTTCGCGTCGCCGGTCGAAATTTCAAATCTTCTGAGTAG
- a CDS encoding rRNA pseudouridine synthase: MLRSERLNRYLARHGVSSRREADQLIAEGRVSVNGVCIRELGSRIDPDRDLVEVDDERVIGFAEPTVLLFHKPVGVLSTCKTGREKGPIILEYLPSDRRLFPIGRLDRDSSGLLLVTDDGELANLLTHPRFGSTKVYRVGIKPALTRRQFSQLSKGVELEDGFSKPIRIRQLDEATYEMTLGEGRKRQIRRMVAAIGAKVVSLVRIEQAGIRLGNLAPGRWRELSSSEIKRLRKLRDLDTSHSNKEE; this comes from the coding sequence TTGCTAAGAAGCGAGCGCCTGAATCGATATCTTGCGAGACATGGTGTAAGTTCGCGCCGTGAAGCTGACCAGCTAATAGCTGAAGGTCGGGTTTCTGTCAACGGAGTTTGCATCAGGGAATTGGGATCGAGGATCGATCCTGATCGAGATCTGGTCGAGGTGGATGATGAGCGAGTGATTGGGTTTGCTGAACCGACAGTCCTGCTATTTCATAAACCCGTCGGAGTTCTCTCGACTTGTAAGACCGGACGCGAAAAGGGGCCGATAATTCTGGAGTATCTCCCCAGCGACCGGCGATTGTTTCCGATCGGAAGACTGGATCGCGATTCGTCTGGACTGCTTCTAGTCACAGACGACGGCGAACTCGCGAACCTGCTTACACATCCGAGATTCGGATCTACAAAAGTCTATCGGGTCGGCATAAAGCCGGCACTTACTCGCCGCCAGTTCTCTCAGTTGTCAAAAGGTGTCGAGCTTGAAGATGGGTTCTCAAAACCCATTCGCATCAGACAATTGGACGAAGCGACGTATGAGATGACACTTGGGGAAGGCAGAAAACGGCAAATCCGGCGAATGGTTGCCGCTATTGGCGCAAAAGTCGTGTCATTGGTTCGGATCGAACAAGCCGGAATTCGTCTTGGAAACCTTGCTCCGGGGAGGTGGAGAGAGCTCTCTTCAAGCGAAATCAAGCGTCTTCGTAAGTTGCGTGATTTGGATACCAGTCATTCAAACAAGGAAGAATAG
- a CDS encoding PEGA domain-containing protein: MSPRSKRPIIQFVGNLAKVAIPLALIAAAALWVLNRESTQVGELRVITSFKGAEIHIDGKQTGALSDTVLLNVPIGRRLVTVRATGKVADPEVAIVEVQKGRPAVASFVLHDSAFVVTNDTFSAKRGVRQEIFADAGGAVRLIPAASGRRSLLDYSERTARSLADNQSSAPFPRTTGGHSQKKAQDSTLDGTDRAEIGRSLSGTQITVTSEPAGAAIIVNGARTTSRTPHTFRGLDRGYYVFSVEQQGQISSPDSIEIALTGDGQSELAAFSLQPAGNLPTPQLVLSTKPLAAPIRVNGTAVGVGSARLSAEYGNVLVEFSPVPGYRTPNPVRISITKDNPNHEVEGVYERLTGTALLAIVPSETFQRFEASKLRIFIDGELILDSPSGDFDATLLGSLYAGERSVKVEYDGLSAEELVKLSDDHVAEATLRINAAFGKRSLKLKVRTNIPIDTWQARHKKSVVLTQS; the protein is encoded by the coding sequence ATGTCACCACGCAGTAAGCGCCCAATCATTCAGTTTGTCGGGAATCTCGCGAAGGTTGCGATACCTCTTGCGTTGATCGCCGCTGCGGCTCTATGGGTACTCAATCGCGAATCAACTCAAGTAGGGGAACTTCGAGTCATTACGAGTTTTAAAGGCGCTGAAATTCACATTGACGGGAAGCAAACGGGAGCGCTCAGCGACACAGTCCTGCTCAATGTTCCAATTGGCCGACGGCTCGTTACGGTACGGGCAACTGGCAAAGTTGCTGATCCAGAGGTTGCGATAGTTGAGGTTCAGAAAGGCCGACCTGCCGTGGCGTCGTTTGTTTTGCACGACTCTGCATTCGTTGTCACAAACGATACCTTTTCCGCAAAGCGTGGCGTTCGACAGGAAATTTTCGCTGATGCGGGTGGAGCAGTACGATTAATTCCTGCGGCATCGGGACGAAGGAGCCTGTTGGACTACTCTGAGCGTACCGCCAGAAGTTTGGCAGACAATCAGTCGTCAGCTCCGTTTCCACGCACAACTGGCGGTCATTCGCAGAAGAAAGCGCAAGACTCGACTTTAGACGGCACAGATCGGGCAGAGATTGGCAGATCATTGAGTGGCACTCAAATCACTGTTACTTCGGAACCTGCAGGGGCAGCGATAATTGTGAACGGGGCTCGCACTACAAGTAGGACGCCACATACATTTCGAGGTCTCGATCGTGGATACTATGTCTTTTCAGTCGAGCAACAAGGGCAGATATCATCGCCTGACAGCATAGAGATAGCTCTCACTGGTGATGGTCAATCTGAACTTGCCGCCTTTTCATTGCAACCGGCGGGAAACTTACCTACACCGCAACTCGTGCTGTCAACAAAGCCTCTTGCGGCACCAATTCGCGTAAATGGGACTGCAGTAGGGGTTGGATCCGCCCGACTGAGTGCTGAGTACGGGAATGTGCTTGTGGAATTCTCTCCAGTTCCCGGTTATCGAACTCCTAACCCAGTTCGCATCTCTATCACGAAGGACAACCCTAATCACGAAGTCGAGGGAGTTTACGAGCGGCTCACAGGCACTGCTCTGTTGGCAATCGTTCCAAGTGAAACCTTTCAACGCTTTGAAGCGAGCAAACTGCGCATATTCATTGACGGCGAACTAATTCTGGACTCGCCAAGTGGTGATTTCGACGCTACTTTGCTGGGTAGCCTTTATGCCGGTGAACGATCCGTGAAAGTTGAATATGACGGACTTTCGGCGGAGGAACTTGTCAAGCTGTCTGATGATCACGTTGCCGAAGCGACCTTACGTATAAACGCTGCTTTTGGCAAGCGAAGCCTGAAGCTAAAAGTGCGCACGAACATACCCATTGATACGTGGCAGGCACGTCATAAGAAATCAGTCGTTTTAACACAAAGCTAG
- a CDS encoding slipin family protein produces MLPLLAFIVVFIVFILSTSLRVLNEYERGVVFRLGRTIGVKGPGLIILIPIVDRMVKVSLRTVVLDVPPQDVITRDNVSLQVNAVVYFRVLAPDRAVIDVENYMFATSQLSQTTLRSVLGQTALDEILSEREKINDELQQIIDRQTDPWGIKVSLVEIKHVDLPQEMKRAMARQAEAERERRAKVIAAEGERQAADQLTAAASIIAAHPEALQLRYLQTLVEISSENNSVTIFPIPIDLLKPFLNSGKQSPPESA; encoded by the coding sequence ATGTTGCCGCTTCTTGCCTTCATCGTAGTGTTCATTGTATTCATTCTTAGCACTTCGCTTCGCGTGCTGAATGAATACGAGCGTGGCGTCGTTTTCCGACTAGGTCGTACTATCGGGGTGAAGGGACCTGGGTTGATTATTCTGATTCCCATTGTGGACCGGATGGTCAAGGTTAGTCTGCGTACGGTCGTTCTTGATGTACCACCGCAAGATGTGATAACGCGAGATAATGTATCGTTACAGGTTAATGCTGTTGTCTATTTCCGTGTACTGGCACCGGACAGAGCAGTCATCGATGTAGAGAACTACATGTTCGCGACGAGCCAGTTATCACAAACCACGTTACGAAGCGTCCTTGGTCAGACAGCGCTGGATGAAATCCTTTCAGAGCGCGAAAAGATCAATGACGAGTTGCAACAGATAATTGATCGGCAAACTGACCCTTGGGGAATCAAGGTCTCACTTGTGGAAATCAAGCACGTGGATCTGCCTCAAGAAATGAAAAGGGCCATGGCTCGTCAGGCAGAGGCAGAACGCGAACGTCGCGCAAAAGTCATTGCCGCAGAAGGCGAAAGGCAGGCAGCAGACCAGTTGACTGCTGCTGCTTCGATCATTGCTGCACATCCGGAGGCTCTACAGTTACGCTATTTGCAAACGTTGGTAGAGATTTCTTCAGAGAATAATTCTGTGACGATTTTCCCGATCCCGATTGACCTCTTAAAGCCATTTCTCAATTCCGGCAAGCAGAGTCCACCTGAGTCCGCTTGA
- a CDS encoding nodulation protein NfeD produces the protein MLRLLVILALASATCASTVQWLTIDGAIGPVANEMLVAALKQAQDEDAEALVIELDTPGGLLKTTRMMCKTILASRIPIVVYVSPPGARAGSAGVFITLAAHVAVMAPGTNIGAAHPVGLGGIGSSQDSSGVMEGKITNDAAAFARTLAEQRSRNAEWAEQAVRESRSVTDSEALELEVIDFVASSPDSLLILLHGRVVTIDGRADTLNTEHASISESPMSLRLRILDLIADPNIAYILLLLGVYGLFFELYNPGAILPGVVGALSLILAFFSLQLLPISWAGLLLIILAIILFILEVKIASYGLLSVAGIVSMILGSLMLFQPGVTGVKVGLDVIIPAAIVTALFFVFVVGMGLRAQARKVVTGEEGLIGEIGTAISELSPEGKVSVHGEIWSARSTQTISRGQKIRVVRVDGMVLTVQPIELSQES, from the coding sequence ATGCTAAGACTATTAGTGATTCTGGCGCTGGCATCTGCAACTTGTGCCTCAACTGTCCAATGGCTAACCATTGATGGTGCTATTGGGCCGGTCGCTAATGAAATGCTGGTGGCGGCTCTCAAGCAAGCTCAAGATGAGGACGCTGAAGCTCTGGTCATTGAGTTGGATACACCGGGCGGCTTGCTCAAGACCACACGTATGATGTGCAAGACTATTCTCGCTTCTCGCATCCCAATTGTTGTTTACGTTTCTCCTCCTGGTGCACGAGCCGGGTCCGCCGGAGTCTTTATTACATTGGCTGCACATGTCGCAGTCATGGCACCCGGCACGAATATCGGTGCCGCGCATCCCGTAGGACTTGGAGGTATTGGCAGTAGCCAGGATTCCAGTGGTGTGATGGAAGGAAAGATCACCAACGATGCCGCGGCATTCGCGCGCACATTGGCAGAACAGCGAAGCCGCAATGCAGAGTGGGCGGAACAGGCTGTCCGCGAGAGCAGATCCGTGACGGACTCGGAAGCGCTCGAACTTGAAGTGATTGATTTTGTCGCATCGTCCCCAGACTCTTTGCTGATTCTGCTTCATGGGCGAGTTGTTACTATTGATGGTCGTGCTGATACTCTAAACACTGAGCACGCTTCGATATCAGAGTCTCCTATGAGCCTGAGGCTGCGAATACTTGACCTGATCGCGGACCCGAACATCGCATATATTCTGCTGCTTCTTGGAGTGTACGGACTATTCTTCGAGTTGTACAATCCAGGTGCGATACTCCCCGGCGTTGTCGGTGCCTTGTCATTAATTCTTGCGTTTTTCAGTCTCCAACTTCTGCCGATCAGTTGGGCAGGTTTGCTGTTGATTATTTTGGCGATCATTCTGTTTATCCTTGAAGTCAAGATTGCCAGCTACGGACTACTTTCTGTAGCAGGTATCGTCAGCATGATACTTGGTTCGCTAATGCTTTTTCAGCCCGGAGTCACTGGCGTGAAAGTAGGACTTGACGTCATAATACCCGCAGCAATAGTCACTGCACTATTCTTTGTTTTTGTGGTTGGTATGGGTTTGCGGGCACAGGCTCGAAAGGTCGTTACGGGTGAAGAGGGCCTGATCGGTGAAATCGGAACTGCAATATCTGAGCTTTCACCGGAAGGCAAAGTAAGCGTGCATGGTGAAATTTGGTCAGCTCGAAGCACGCAGACAATTTCTCGAGGACAGAAAATAAGAGTTGTACGTGTCGACGGCATGGTTCTGACAGTGCAGCCGATTGAGTTAAGTCAGGAATCCTAA
- the selA gene encoding L-seryl-tRNA(Sec) selenium transferase — protein MPRSSDPRRLLPAIDRLLDHDKLTEYKGRVAGSLLTDILRGVVQDARERVLNGEAVPDEDEIVSCAVKAIQRVIQAAPLRVINATGIILHTGLGRAPLSRNAVAAVVNAAGYCDLEYDLRTGARGDRQERVERLLCWITGAESAIMVNNNAAALFLVLSVLGYRKEVVVSRGQLIEIGGSFRLPDIMLRAGCKLVEVGTTNRTRISDYASAITDRTVMLLRAYPSNYRIEGFAESVEIAALSDLAHSNGLICVDDLGGGLLWDWTSLGMPYEPNVAQSLSEGADLVLVSGDKVLGGPQAGLIIGKKSYVQKLKRSPLSRVLRPGKLEIAALASTLTSFLSKEVCVVENPTWRMLVEPLEVTRRRAVHLREKLQSHGNWRILEVTDWPAQAGSGTLPATPLNSSAVVFLPMSFSVTEWASKLRNASIPVVPIVQDDKVVLNLRTVADDELDIIVDMVRECLN, from the coding sequence ATGCCGCGGAGTAGTGATCCGCGCAGACTCTTGCCTGCAATCGATCGTCTTCTGGACCATGACAAGCTCACGGAGTATAAGGGTAGAGTCGCGGGTTCTTTGTTAACTGATATTTTGCGAGGGGTCGTTCAGGATGCCCGCGAGCGAGTGTTGAACGGGGAGGCAGTGCCTGACGAAGATGAGATAGTCTCCTGTGCCGTGAAGGCCATACAGCGGGTGATTCAAGCCGCGCCGCTTAGAGTCATCAATGCTACAGGAATAATACTTCATACAGGTCTGGGGCGTGCACCACTTTCAAGGAATGCTGTTGCGGCGGTCGTGAATGCCGCAGGATACTGTGACTTGGAGTACGACCTGCGGACTGGTGCAAGGGGTGATAGGCAAGAGCGTGTCGAAAGGCTTCTTTGTTGGATAACTGGTGCCGAATCGGCGATCATGGTAAACAATAATGCGGCTGCACTTTTCCTTGTTCTAAGTGTGCTCGGTTATCGCAAAGAGGTGGTAGTGTCGCGGGGGCAGTTGATCGAGATAGGTGGAAGTTTTAGGCTGCCCGACATCATGCTTCGTGCTGGATGCAAGCTCGTTGAAGTTGGAACGACAAACCGGACTCGAATTAGTGATTATGCGTCAGCAATCACGGATCGGACAGTGATGCTGCTGCGTGCGTATCCATCTAATTATCGAATCGAAGGTTTTGCTGAATCAGTGGAGATTGCTGCATTGTCGGACCTTGCGCATTCCAATGGTTTGATTTGTGTCGATGATTTGGGAGGTGGACTCCTTTGGGATTGGACGTCTTTGGGGATGCCCTATGAGCCGAATGTTGCTCAAAGTTTGAGCGAAGGTGCTGATCTTGTTCTTGTTTCTGGTGACAAAGTGTTAGGTGGGCCTCAGGCAGGTCTGATCATCGGAAAGAAGTCATATGTGCAGAAACTCAAGAGGTCGCCGCTTTCACGTGTGTTACGTCCCGGGAAGCTGGAGATTGCGGCATTAGCTTCGACTTTGACGAGCTTCTTGTCTAAGGAAGTTTGTGTCGTTGAGAATCCAACTTGGCGCATGCTTGTGGAGCCTCTCGAAGTAACGCGGCGCCGCGCCGTGCACTTGCGGGAAAAGCTCCAATCTCATGGTAACTGGAGGATACTGGAAGTTACGGATTGGCCTGCACAAGCAGGTTCAGGTACTTTGCCTGCTACACCACTAAATTCGAGTGCGGTTGTCTTTCTCCCCATGAGTTTTTCTGTAACGGAATGGGCTAGCAAGCTTCGGAATGCGTCAATTCCGGTGGTGCCGATCGTACAGGATGATAAAGTTGTGCTTAATCTTCGAACGGTTGCGGATGATGAACTTGACATCATTGTAGATATGGTTCGTGAATGCCTTAATTAG
- a CDS encoding TlpA family protein disulfide reductase, protein MRLLPALLLTFVVLSSAEASGRNWTLSSIDGNEFNITRDAGGRPSLLVFWATWCKPCKAEIDAMRTTFDSLTERGLNVIMISEDTQRSMSKVKPYIQSKGYTWTALLDPDGAVLKVYSGTSLPFSVLLNSQGVPVYEHRGEMKDPTEMIAKATELLGQSGE, encoded by the coding sequence TTGAGACTTCTTCCCGCATTACTCCTTACATTCGTTGTGTTATCATCCGCCGAGGCCTCCGGCCGGAATTGGACCCTCTCATCGATCGATGGCAATGAATTCAACATCACGAGAGATGCCGGTGGACGACCAAGCTTGCTTGTCTTTTGGGCAACATGGTGCAAGCCCTGCAAAGCTGAAATTGATGCGATGAGAACCACGTTCGATAGTTTGACAGAGCGTGGCCTCAATGTCATCATGATCTCGGAGGATACTCAAAGATCAATGAGCAAGGTAAAGCCGTACATCCAGTCGAAAGGCTACACCTGGACGGCATTACTCGATCCGGATGGCGCGGTACTAAAAGTCTATAGCGGCACATCTCTACCGTTTTCGGTACTGCTTAATTCACAGGGTGTGCCAGTTTATGAGCATAGGGGCGAAATGAAGGATCCGACTGAGATGATCGCAAAAGCCACTGAACTTCTTGGACAATCTGGTGAATAA
- a CDS encoding redoxin domain-containing protein, which translates to MKYIGYTYLLLMIMFAGCEIEETHSRSGGISVQLRDSQGNSLTGARIWLDGVQTAQVTPAVLSQVPTGPHVVMTTKPGYEAATIEVVVLEDDTVAVELVAADVPLAHIEMTDAPAGTIILIDNSPFVTTPPNHFDIGIGSWLISAYLPGHATNAPARLFTTLSPRDTLTILTQFTALEQGNQVGQLAPVFTLLSDGDGTTFYSLQDFRGKIVLVSFFFYTCAPCLAEFPHIQEVYADPAYAGWFTVLGVDRIDPWALFNQYRSNHAYLGLQFPLLWDQQTHQTDPYEIESCPSNFLVDPSGVIRYKWGGVSEAQLRSAIESLMTEFGD; encoded by the coding sequence ATGAAGTACATCGGATATACCTATCTCCTGCTGATGATCATGTTCGCAGGCTGTGAAATCGAGGAAACTCACTCAAGGTCTGGGGGGATTTCTGTTCAACTACGTGACTCGCAAGGAAACTCTTTGACTGGTGCACGGATCTGGCTGGACGGCGTGCAAACCGCTCAGGTAACTCCGGCAGTTCTTAGTCAAGTCCCAACGGGTCCGCATGTCGTAATGACAACGAAACCGGGGTACGAAGCGGCCACGATTGAGGTTGTCGTCTTGGAAGATGACACCGTCGCTGTAGAACTCGTCGCCGCTGACGTTCCCCTCGCTCATATTGAGATGACGGACGCTCCAGCCGGAACGATTATACTTATCGACAATTCACCGTTTGTCACGACCCCGCCTAATCACTTTGACATAGGGATCGGTTCATGGCTGATCTCTGCCTATTTGCCCGGTCACGCCACCAATGCGCCTGCACGTCTCTTTACAACGCTGAGTCCCCGCGACACTCTGACGATTCTGACACAGTTCACGGCGCTGGAACAAGGGAACCAGGTTGGACAGTTGGCGCCGGTCTTTACGCTACTCAGCGATGGCGACGGCACAACCTTCTACAGCCTTCAAGATTTTCGTGGCAAAATCGTGCTCGTGAGTTTCTTTTTCTACACATGTGCACCATGTCTTGCTGAATTCCCGCACATTCAAGAAGTTTATGCGGATCCAGCATACGCTGGATGGTTTACTGTGCTTGGGGTTGATCGTATCGACCCCTGGGCACTCTTTAATCAGTATCGATCGAATCACGCTTACTTGGGTCTGCAATTTCCGCTGCTGTGGGATCAACAGACACATCAGACCGATCCTTACGAAATTGAAAGCTGTCCTTCAAATTTTCTGGTCGACCCTTCTGGTGTAATTCGTTACAAATGGGGTGGGGTTAGCGAAGCGCAGCTGCGAAGCGCAATTGAGTCGTTGATGACGGAATTCGGTGATTAA